In Malassezia vespertilionis chromosome 8, complete sequence, a genomic segment contains:
- a CDS encoding uncharacterized protein (EggNog:ENOG503Q53W; COG:S), which produces MWRAVQRAACVVRAVPRSGVRELHASIPGYARKPRSSTFRLREAELSREIAALERAVQHTEKEAHVARITQDLPPLDDATLESMYRELIAPQQPVQHGIEAPPRRDALASLAERLDVPRSTALATQGSAHTPTTWVAQVLPKLASYTDPVPEAEWFALAVESAKESDAAQVRTILEHMARAMPVPQALYTSILDTFATRGDLETCLALSTQMEQMGLAADAPAKHAMVKAYTRADEAFGALQYIAYWEATTPAPISAYAVLVEHLLRHPVRQVQPLAWSLFYRMRFAAHPVPDAQMYALMIRACAAGVPQPGARGQLDADAERALDLFREMTTHHAIRPTKQVLDSLLLTCARRKEHYGDAVRLLRELLDGEQARIISPRDSVWANTHTFNAFLQGTARIGDLRMGRWVLAEMLRSAYGTEAPPRVRAQMWPNEETLTNLLWTYAVHRPHLAESAIPSAENAEETLTQDDHDPVVYERAMFTQELPQTSQEILFEAKSLMARILADQKKEPGWAAPLASVRTTPRLLHAYLSVLMHHVPRESRMDAVLDAVEHPDHVFRTAKVEPNGHTLSLMLEACVYAKDRARADAVVHRIWQQWIAMCPPGTAPASTAAHGLDARTISKVWALAIHAMAKSYDTQGALALLRTFYEKYPPTHTPAHAPAARAAPRIDLMPCPPPQAMLDRLASLAPVPGARRQYAPIAPLLPKLRFRDVELLHHRCLALRDIPALHLISRIDRAYRSP; this is translated from the coding sequence ATGTGGCGCGCGGTCCAGCGTGCAGCATGCgttgtgcgcgccgtgccacGCTCAGGAGTTCGCGAACTGCATGCGAGTATACCTGGCTATGCCCGCAAACCGCGGTCTTCTACTTTTCGTTTGCGCGAAGCCGAGCTGAGCCGCGAaattgcagcgctcgagcgcgcagtgcagcaTACAGAAAAAGAGGCACACGTCGCTCGCATAACGCAGGACCTGCCGCCGCTCGATGATGCAACGCTTGAATCCATGTACCGTGAGCTCATAGCTCCCCAACAACCTGTGCAGCATGGGAtcgaagcgccgccgcgccgcgatgcgcttgcttcgcttgccgagcgcctcgatgtgccgcgctccacaGCACTTGCGACCCAGGGTTCTGCGCACACGCCTACCACATGGGTCGCACAGGTCCTCCCAAAGCTAGCGTCCTACACCGATCCCGTCCCCGAAGCGGAATGGTTCGCACTTGCAGTGGAGAGCGCGAAAGAAAGCGATGCTGCTCAGGTCCGCACCATTCTCGAgcacatggcgcgcgccatgcccgTTCCGCAGGCCCTTTATACGAGCATCCTCGATACGTTTGCTACGCGTGGCGATCTCGAGACGTGCCTCGCCCTCAGCACGCAAATGGAGCAAATGGGTCTTGCGGCGGACGCGCCGGCGAAACACGCCATGGTCAAGGCGTATACCCGCGCCGATGAAGCATTTGGGGCACTGCAATACATAGCATACTGGGAGGCGACCACCCCTGCACCCATATCGGCTTACGCAGTGCTTGTTGAGCACTTACTGCGGCACCCCGTGCGCCAAGTACAGCCGCTCGCATGGTCCCTATTTTACCGGATGCGCTTTGCCGCACACCCCGTGCCGGACGCACAGATGTATGCTCTTATGAttcgtgcgtgcgccgctggcgtgccgcagccCGGTGCGCGTGGCCAGCTCGATGCGGAtgcagagcgtgcgctggactTGTTTCGCGAGATGACGACGCACCATGCCATCCGCCCCACAAAACAAGTCTTGGATAGCTTGCTCCTTACctgtgcacggcgcaaagaACACTATGGCGATGCCGTGCggcttttgcgcgagctgctcgacggcgagcaggcgcgtatcatctcgccgcgcgacaGCGTGTGGGCGAATACGCACACGTTCAATGCGTTCCTCCAAGGCACCGCGCGTATTGGCGATTTGCGCATGGGGCGCTGGGTGCTTGCAGAGATGCTGCGGAGTGCGTACGGCACTGAGGCGCCACCCAGGGTGCGCGCACAAATGTGGCCGAACGAAGAGACACTGACGAATCTGCTATGGACGTACGCCGTGCATCGGCCGCATCTCGCCGAAAGCGCCATTCCGAGCGCGGAAAATGCAGAGGAAACACTTACCCAGGACGACCACGATCCCGTCGTGTATGAGCGCGCCATGTTTACTCAAGAGCTGCCGCAAACGAGCCAGGAGATTTTGTTCGAAGCCAAGTCGCTCATGGCACGGATTCTTGCCGACCAAAAAAAAGAGCCGGgctgggcggcgccgctcgccagcgtgcgcaccacgccgcgccttttgcaCGCCTACCTGTCCGTGCTGATGCATcatgtgccgcgcgagtcgcgcaTGGACGCCGTCCTGgacgccgtcgagcacCCCGACCATGTATTTCGCACGGCCAAGGTCGAGCCCAACGGGCATACTCTTTCCCTCATGCTCGAGGCGTGCGTGTACGCCAAGgatcgcgcacgcgccgacgcAGTCGTGCACCGCATCTGGCAGCAGTGGATCGCCATGTGTCCGCCCGGCACCGCGCCTGCATCCACCGCAGCCCACGGCTTGGACGCACGCACAATCTCCAAAGTGTGGGCGCTCGCAATCCATGCGATGGCCAAATCGTACGATACCCAAGGCGCACTTGCTCTGCTTCGCACCTTTTACGAAAAATATCCCCCCACACATACCCCAGCGCACGCCCCcgcagcgcgagccgcACCGCGGATCGACCTCATGCCATGTCCGCCGCCTCAAGCCATGCTCGACCGCTTAGCCAGCTTGGCGCCCGTGCccggtgcgcggcgccagtACGCACcgattgcgccgctgcttccCAAGCTCCGATTCCGCGATGTGGAGCTCCTGCATCATCGATGCCTCGCACTGCGCGACATCCCTGCGCTCCACCTCATTTCCCGCATCGACCGAGCGTACCGTAGCCCATAG
- the MDM12_2 gene encoding 1-phosphatidylinositol-3-phosphate 5-kinase (BUSCO:EOG092600X0; COG:T; EggNog:ENOG503NX7J) has protein sequence MASAPKDDGQLTSFGFLQETHEEHAPSSFSSLFSRMRSALGAGAPLPQHTTGAGPAAAGTAQRAHACRDEPLPLLHGAPAQVASPTPLLVNVSRDTAHDTSPAPSMSDVGEPGTSAFSVPGVMYSIAAGGDSASIDTKAHQSAEPMIRRIHSEGIHRRFWMADETARECRECLLPFTPLRRRHHCRVCGQIFCRKCAANSVPGARFGLQGDVRACRQCVHKMAEHEQRARHEAEEAELERTTPSIVGSPEAHDVHTPQSQFSAHTLFGEKSSPLSKCARQTDSEEDTPSELASPAGRVDEVSPFRSVLEEREQLAFDDAPISDEEPDTSPDTAEPPPLAPAKKKTLDAPHSPVRRSNARQTLMRGTTRFVTSTALGTHSLVYFLRMLHQLLVAERIDHVQEWKEIIKLLALAVIERIRVRTRNTDLTDIRNFVKVKNMPGGQISDCEFLDGYICSKNVATKKMGTFLPLRNARVMVLAFALEYHDASQLMALEPIMAQEHEFIRILVARILAHRPNVVLVEKSVSRYALQLFEEARVPVFSCMKRSSVVAVALCTQADVIASVDRLALEPRLGRCVSLTVDMYEYEHAPMRRKALLRIEVAHKDVSSALVLRGASLPKLRRIKAILTLMAFVGYNLKLEEHMRRDTGLVLDWSVVNIEQGSEEPQALSDLGMDAYRKMILAETLKKYQRLILSASITVNFPLPFLITRMKQVVDRIEAVKAALPEEPTTFVYTLQNLVDETQASFPLFDPRSASLETELLCLEAQHAGLLHSWHACVTNMAKMLTPFSHQKLLSLDCTVSAASLQSCAEPACHSAEYYGVRDVPLGQMLERTCTESAASCAAKKCNTPALLHYKTFVHSTMRVQMVVERFVCPIEDAEHKLLCWSYCKQCGATTPITELSDEAWSLSFAKYLELQCYPNAACHSSVCSHDYYREGVRYFALHNLAIRFHADPVAPWEVVVPPKRLFVYPEKMYALKNEETVSMLEKNADFWNSVLSRIHAFQEELCTREIYNTDAELAGMQTDALELLGRIMRCARADYAAMQKLAMQVYWDADRDLLMLNEVRRAMQDKVVEWDALFHGFDKHASISDRQLRRLTSEYVKKRAEPDDSTEAVQVGADGHAKHEAPQHTSPAPDPRRADEQHLAACTNARKEQPRERARPVTSAHATVAVFKSMRDAVGAESDSDSDDPPRVPVPETENIAREGGPECATLFDALEEKWTLHCGAMRPLVYPFLHTDHVFSDSRVVVREDEPSSIIAFTLDSRTYKDQLLASQEARIPSDLHHELCSTAGTHYGYEFATSSVTLSCKIFFAEQFDALRRMCHCDTIIQSLSRCIKWDSSGGKSGSSFLKTRDDRFVMKQLSRAEMDGFSKFAPQYFAYMADCRAANRPTTLTKIFGYYRIGVHNTHSGKSMKLDVVVMENLSYGHSIHKMYDLKGSTRNRFVHEAGRDGEVLMDENLVQASQQNPLLVREHAKRIMRAALYNDTLFLTDMNVMDYSLFVALDEPRGELVMGIIDYVRTYTWDKRVESFVKETAILGGGGKGEPTIITPRQYRMRFLAFMDRYFFMVRIGYGSH, from the exons ATGGCGTCAGCGCCCAAGGACGACGGCCAGCTCACGTCGTTCGGATTTTTGCAAGAGACGCATGAGGAGCATGCACCCTCTTCATTTTCCTCCTTGTTTagccgcatgcgctcggcgctcggcgccggcgcgcctttgccgcAGCACACTACCGGCGCTGGCCCTGCGGCTGcaggcacggcgcagcgtgcgcatgcATGTAGAGACGAGCCGCTCCCGCTACTGCATggtgcgcctgcacaagTTGCGTCTCCTACGCCGTTGCTCGTCAATGTCTCGCGCGATACGGCACACGACACGAGCCCTGCGCCGTCGATGAGCGACGTCGGCGAGCCGGGAACGAGTGCGTTTAGCGTGCCGGGTGTAATGTACTCTATAGCAGCCGGAGGCGATTCAGCCTCTATTGATACCAAGGCGCACCAAAGCGCCGAGCCCATGATCCGCCGGATTCACAGCGAGGGGATACATCGACGGTTTTGGATGGCCGACGAGACGGCCAGAGAATGCCGCGAATGCCTGCTCCCTTTTAcaccgctgcgcaggcggcATCATTGCCGCGTGTGTGGCCAGATATTTTGTCGCAAATGCGCAGCGAACAGCGtgcccggcgcgcgatttggGCTCCAGGgcgatgtgcgcgcgtgccgccaaTGTGTGCACAAAATGGCCGAGCACGagcagcgagcgcgacacgaGGCCGAAGAGGCGGAGCTGGAACGGACGACGCCGTCTATAGTGGGCTCGCCTGAAGCGCACGATGTGCATACACCGCAGTCGCAGTTTTCCGCGCACACCTTGTTTGGAGAGAAATCGTCGCCGCTGTcgaaatgcgcgcggcagacGGATTCTGAAGAGGACACGCCTTCTGAGCTGGCGTCGCCTGCGGGACGTGTCGACGAGGTTTCCCCTTTTCGCTCcgtgctcgaggagcgcgagcagctcgcgttCGACGACGCGCCTATTTCCGACGAGGAGCCAGACACGTCGCCCGACACTGCCGAGCCGCCGCCGTTGGCACCGGCCAAAAAAAAGACGCtggacgcgccgcactcgcCCGTTCGCCGGAGCAACGCACGCCAAACGCtcatgcgcggcacaacACGCTTTGTGACCAGCactgcgctcggcacgcacAGTCTGGTCTACTTTCTCCGCATGCTGCACCAACtgctcgtcgcggagcgcatTGATCACGTCCAGGAATGGAAAGAGATTATCAAGCTGCTCGCATTGGCTGTCATCGAGCGGATCCGTGTGCGCACACGCAACACTGACCTGACCGATATCCGCAACTTTGTCAAGGTAAAGAACATGCCTGGCGGGCAGATCTCTGACTGCGAGTTCCTCGACGGGTACATTTGCTCCAAAAACGTTGCGACTAAGAAAATGGGCACGttcttgccgctgcgcaatgcgcgagTGATGGTGCTCGCGTTTGCGCTCGAGTACCACGACGCATCACAGCTcatggcgctcgagccGATCATGGCGCAGGAGCACGAGTTTATCCGGATTTtggtcgcgcgcattcttgcgcatcgtcccAATGTGGTGCTTGTCGAAAAGTCCGTGTCCCGGTACGCACTGCAGCTGTTTGAAGAGGCTCGCGTTCCCGTGTTCAGCTGCATGAAACGCAGCTCAGTCGTTGCGgttgcgctgtgcacacAGGCAGACGTGATTGCTTCCGTTGAccgtcttgcgctcgagccgcgcctGGGCCGGTGTGTGAGCTTGACAGTTGATATGTACGAGTacgagcatgcgccgatgcggcgcaaagcgctgctgcgaaTTGAAGTCGCGCACAAAGACGTGAGCTCCGCTTTGGtgttgcgcggcgcatcccTGCCGAAACTGCGGCGCATCAAGGCGATTCTGACCTTGATGGCGTTTGTGGGGTACAATCTAAAGCTGGAAGagcacatgcgccgcgataCGGGCCTTGTCCTGGATTGGTCCGTGGTGAACATCGAGCAGGGGTCCGAAGAGCCGCAGGCGCTCAGTGATCTGGGCATGGATGCGTACCGCAAAATGATTCTCGCCGAGACGCTGAAAAAGTACCAGCGACTAATTTTAAGTGCTTCGATCACAGTCAACTTTCCCCTGCCGTTCCTTATCACACGCATGAAACAGGTCGTGGACAGGATCGAGGCGGtcaaagcagcgcttccggAAGAGCCTACTACCTTTGTATATACGCTACAGAACCTAGTGGACGAAACGCAGGCATCGTTTCCTCTTTTCGACCCGCGCTCTGCATCCCTCGAGACGGAACTGCTGTGCTTggaggcgcagcacgcggGACTATTGCACAGTTGGCACGCTTGTGTCACCAACATGGCCAAGATGCTGACCCCCTTTTCGCACCAGAAACTCTTGTCTTTGGACTGCACCGTCTCTGCCGCCTCGCTGCAGTCATGTGCAGAACCGGCGTGCCACAGCGCGGAATACTacggcgtgcgcgacgtgccgctGGGCCAGATGCTCGAGCGAACATGCACagaaagcgccgcatcgtgcgccgcgaaaaaATGCAATACGCCCGCGCTCCTGCACTACAAAACGTTTGTGCACAGCACGATGCGTGTGCAAATGGTCGTTGAGCGCTTTGTGTGCCCGATCGAGGACGCGGAACACAAGCTCTTGTGCTGGAGCTACTGCAAGCAGTGCGGCGCTACTACCCCCATCACCGAGCTCAGCGACGAGGCATGGTCCTTGAGCTTTGCCAAGTACCTCGAGCTGCAGTGCTACCCCAACGCAGCGTGCCATTCGTCCGTGTGTAGCCACGATTACTATCGCGAGGGCGTGCGCTACTTTGCATTGCACAACCTCGCCATCCGATTCCACGCCGATCCTGTGGCGCCGTGGGAAGTCGTCGTGCCGCCGAAACGCTTGTTTGTGTACCCTGAAAAAATGTATGCACTCAAGAACGAGGAGACAGTGAGCATGCTCGAAAAAAATGCCGACTTCTGGAACTCAGTACTCTCTCGGATCCATGCGTTCCAGGAGGagctctgcacgcgcgaaaTTTACAACACGGATGCAGAGCTCGCGGGGATGCAAaccgacgcgctcgagctcctcggcCGGAtcatgcgctgtgcgcgcgccgattacgccgcgatgcagaaGCTGGCCATGCAGGTATACTGGGACGCAGATCGGGATCTCCTGATGCTGAACGaggtgcgccgtgcaatgCAGGACAAGGTGGTGGAGTGGGACGCTTTGTTCCATGGCTTCGACAAGCACGCAAGCATCTCGGACCgccagctgcggcgcctcACGTCCGAGTATGTaaaaaagcgcgccgagccagACGATTCTACAGAGGCAGTCCAGGTGGGCGCCGACGggcacgccaagcacgAAGCGCCCCAGCATACTTCTCCTGCGCCCGATCCACGTCGAGCGGACGAGCAGCACTTGGCGGCCTGCACAAACGCACGCAAGGAACAGCCTCGCgagcgcgcacggccagtCACCTCGGCGCATGCAACCGTTGCCGTATTTAAaagcatgcgcgacgccgtcggTGCAGAAAGCGATTCTGATAGCGACGATCCTCCGCGTGTCCCTGTGCCTGAAACCGAGaacattgcgcgcgaaggAGGGCCGGaatgcgcgacgctcttTGATGCGCTCGAAGAAAAATGGACGCTGCACTGCGGCGCTATGCGCCCACTTGTCTACCCTTTTTTGCACACGGACCACGTCTTTTCCGACTCGCGTGttgtcgtgcgcgaggacgAGCCGAGCTCCATCATTGCCTTTACGCTCGATTCGCGCACCTACAAGGACCAACTGCTCGCGTCccaagaggcgcgcattCCAAGCGACCTGCACCacgagctgtgcagcaccgcAGGAACCCATTACGGCTACGAGTTTGCGACGAGCAGTGTGACGCTCTCGTGCAAGATCTTTTTTGCCGAACAGTTtgacgcgctgcggcgtATGTGCCATTGTGATACCATCATCCAGTCCCTTTCGCGGTGCATTAAATGGGATTCGTCTGGCGGAAAGTCGGGCTCTTCCTTTCTAAAAACGCGCGACGACCGGTTCGTCATGAAGCAGCTctcgcgcgccgagatGGACGGGTTCAGCAAGTTTGCACCGCAGTACTTTGCTTACATGGCCGACtgtcgcgcggcgaatcGTCCCACGACCCTGACCAAGATCTTTGGCTACTACCGGATCGGCGTGCACAATACACATTCGGGAAAAAGCATGAAGCTGGACGTAGTCGTGATGGAGAATTTGTCCTACGGACACAGCATACACAAGATGTACGATCTCAAAGGCAGCACACGCAACCGGTTCGTGCACGAGGCAGGGCGCGATGGCGAAGTGCTCATGGACGAAAATCTCGTCCAGGCCTCGCAGCAGAACCCTCTCTTGGTCCGCGAGCACGCCAAGCGAAttatgcgcgcggcgctctaCAACGACACCCTCTTTCTCACCGACATGAACGTGATGGACTACTCTCTctttgtcgcgctcgacgagccgcgcggcgagctggtCATGGGCATCATCGACTACGTACGCACCTATACGTGGGACAAGCGCGTGGAGAGCTTTGTCAAGGAGACGGCGAtccttggcggcggcggcaaaggcgAGCCTACGATT ATTACGCCGCGTCAGTACCGCATGCGGTTCCTCGCGTTCATGGACCGCTACTTTTTCATGGTACGTATTGGGTATGGCTCACACTAG
- the RPT4 gene encoding 26S proteasome subunit rpt4 (EggNog:ENOG503NVBE; COG:O) yields the protein MYVCLLLTPVRSNIRDLDKDHDKTEEDIKALQSVGQIIGEVLRKLDEERYIVKASSGPRYVVGVRSSVPKSKLEQGVRVSLDMTTLTIMRVLPREVDPMVYKMSTEDPNGASFAGIGGLGEQIRELREVIELPLLNPELFQRVGIKSPKGVLLYGPPGTGKTLLARAVAATLETNFLKVVASAIVDKYIGESARLVREMFAYAKSQEPCIIFMDEIDAIGGRRFSEGTSADREIQRTLMELLNQMDGFDQLGKTKVIMATNRPDTLDPALLRPGRIDRKIEIPLPNEQSRLEILKIHTRPIAKKEELDYEAIVKLSDGFNGADLRNVATEAGMFAIRSDRDYCIQEDFMKAARKLQEAKRHESKSDYTAI from the coding sequence ATGTACGTATGTTTGCTACTGACACCAGTGCGCTCGAATATCCGCGACCTGGACAAGGACCATGACAAGACGGAAGAGGACatcaaggcgctgcagtcTGTTGGCCAGATTATCGGCGAGGTGCTACGGAAGCTTGACGAAGAACGCTACATTGTAAAGGCGTCGTCTGGCCCGCGCTACGTCGTCGGTGTGCGCTCGTCCGTGCCAAAAAgcaagctcgagcaggGCGTGCGTGTTTCGTTGGACATGACGACGCTCACGATTATGCGCGTCCTTCCGCGCGAAGTAGACCCGATGGTATACAAGATGAGCACAGAGGATCCCAATGGCGCTTCGTTTGCAGGGATCGGTGGCCTCGGTGAGCAGATTCGCGAACTGCGCGAGGTGATTGAACTTCCGCTGCTTAATCCCGAGTtgttccagcgcgtggGCATCAAGTCGCCCAAAGGCGTGCTCTTATACGGCCCTCCCGGAACAGGCAAAACGctgcttgcacgcgccgtcgctgccaCGCTGGAGACCAACTTTCTCAAGGTCGTCGCGAGCGCAATTGTAGACAAGTACATTGGCGAGAGTGCCCGCTTGGTGCGCGAGATGTTTGCCTACGCGAAGAGCCAGGAACCGTGTATTATTTTTATGGACGAGATTGACGCCATCGGCGGGCGGCGCTTCAGCGAGGGCACGAGTGCCGACCGTGAGATCCAGCGCACTCTCATGGAGCTTCTCAACCAGATGGACGGCTTTGACCAGCTGGGCAAGACCAAGGTGATTATGGCGACCAATCGCCCCGACACGCTCGACCCCGCGCTCTTGCGCCCCGGGCGCATCGACCGAAAGATTGAGATTCCCCTCCCCAACGAGCAGAGCCGCCTCGAGATCCTTAAAATCCACACGCGCCCGATCGCGAAAAAAGAAGAGCTCGACTACGAGGCGATTGTCAAGCTCTCCGACGGCTTCAATGGTGCGGATCTGCGCAATGTTGCAACCGAGGCCGGTATGTTTGCCATCCGCTCCGACCGCGACTACTGCATCCAAGAAGACTTTATgaaagccgcgcgcaagctccagGAAGCCAAGCGCCACGAAAGCAAGTCGGACTACACTGCTATCTAA